A window from Bosea sp. ANAM02 encodes these proteins:
- a CDS encoding TlpA disulfide reductase family protein gives MATLAASTAYVVIGDGAPRARSGNTLAIQRLDGGRETLADFRGRAVLLTVWATWCWSCRQEMPALARLHRQSQGRPLVIIALSVDREGAEIVKPLIEELGVADLAVYLDPEGGAVRHFSISGLPTTILLGPDGLERRRWYGARAWDEAAATQEIASLLADKPDKVAP, from the coding sequence ATGGCGACGCTGGCCGCATCGACTGCCTATGTCGTGATTGGCGACGGGGCTCCGCGGGCCCGAAGTGGCAATACGCTTGCCATTCAACGGCTCGATGGCGGCCGCGAGACCCTCGCGGACTTTCGCGGTCGGGCCGTACTGCTGACGGTCTGGGCGACGTGGTGCTGGTCCTGCCGACAGGAGATGCCGGCGCTCGCGCGACTCCATCGTCAGTCGCAGGGGCGGCCTCTCGTGATCATCGCCCTCTCTGTCGACCGCGAGGGAGCGGAGATCGTCAAGCCGCTGATCGAGGAGCTCGGCGTTGCCGACCTCGCCGTTTATCTCGACCCGGAGGGCGGAGCGGTACGGCACTTCTCGATTTCCGGGCTTCCGACCACGATCCTGCTCGGGCCCGATGGCCTGGAGCGGCGTCGCTGGTACGGAGCCAGAGCCTGGGACGAAGCGGCCGCGACGCAGGAGATCGCGTCGCTGCTTGCGGACAAACCGGACAAGGTCGCCCCTTGA